The following proteins are encoded in a genomic region of Spirosoma sp. SC4-14:
- a CDS encoding VIT1/CCC1 transporter family protein, with protein sequence MADTGYIHHEQHLRSSDFISDIVIGMSDGLTVPFALAAGLSGAVSDSSLVVTAGIAEIVAGSIAMGLGGYLAGRTEADHYDSERRREVREVETVPEREKEEVREVFAEMGLSPALQVAIADELAKDKVKWVDFMMKYELGLDEPDPNRATKSALTIGLSYVAGGLIPLSPYFFVEHPHQALIYSCGLTLLCLFVFGYFKSKVTGQSPVAGAFKVMLIGALAAAAAFGVAKLFG encoded by the coding sequence ATGGCAGATACAGGATATATCCATCACGAGCAACATCTACGCAGTTCAGATTTTATCTCGGATATTGTCATTGGCATGTCCGATGGCCTCACTGTTCCCTTCGCGCTGGCAGCCGGCCTAAGCGGTGCCGTGTCCGATTCATCGCTGGTTGTAACGGCCGGAATCGCCGAAATCGTTGCGGGGTCTATTGCTATGGGCCTGGGCGGTTATCTGGCCGGGCGTACCGAGGCCGATCATTATGATTCTGAGCGCCGGCGGGAGGTGCGAGAGGTTGAAACAGTGCCGGAGCGGGAAAAGGAAGAAGTACGCGAAGTATTTGCCGAAATGGGCCTCAGTCCGGCGCTACAGGTTGCCATTGCCGACGAGCTGGCAAAAGATAAAGTAAAATGGGTCGATTTTATGATGAAATACGAACTCGGCCTCGACGAACCCGACCCGAACCGGGCTACCAAAAGTGCGCTGACCATAGGATTGTCGTATGTAGCTGGCGGCTTGATTCCGCTATCTCCCTATTTTTTTGTAGAGCATCCGCATCAGGCACTGATTTATTCGTGCGGACTGACCCTGCTTTGTCTGTTTGTGTTCGGCTATTTCAAAAGTAAAGTAACGGGACAATCGCCTGTTGCCGGAGCGTTTAAAGTGATGCTCATTGGTGCACTGGCTGCCGCAGCCGCATTTGGAGTAGCCAAGCTGTTTGGATGA
- a CDS encoding FAD-dependent monooxygenase, translating to MDNKNILISGAGIAGTTLAFWLKEFGFNPTMVENSPTLRKGGHAIDFMGAGYDVAEKMGIIPALKAVDINFSKLVFVDSDNREKGSMDYQKIKIFLNGRAFTLFRSDLARVIYQSIDKGVEIIFGDTIAKIEENRKGVAVMFQSGKTRDFDLLVGADGLHSNVRKLVFGNESQFEKYYGYYTSSFTIDNISLGNNAFSMYNVPYKQVGVFSKNENSTTAFFIFASPEKLAYQHHDIARQKKILKSEFESSGWKCRELLSRIDSTTDFYFDCVSQIKMESWYKSRVALVGDAGYCPSLLSGKGSTLAMVGAYILAGELKQANGDYKKAFEQYQLVFKPFMEKKQKSAQQFAKSFVPKSSFGIWLRNKVFKLMSLSIFSKLFLNQFKDSGLKLKEY from the coding sequence ATGGACAATAAGAATATCTTAATATCGGGTGCGGGCATTGCAGGGACAACACTTGCATTTTGGCTAAAAGAGTTTGGATTTAATCCGACCATGGTTGAAAACTCGCCTACATTACGGAAAGGTGGTCACGCCATTGACTTTATGGGGGCAGGCTATGACGTTGCTGAAAAAATGGGAATTATACCGGCCCTTAAAGCGGTTGACATCAATTTTTCAAAACTAGTTTTTGTTGATAGTGACAACAGGGAAAAAGGCAGTATGGATTATCAGAAAATCAAAATCTTTCTGAATGGCAGGGCATTTACATTGTTTCGCAGCGATTTGGCAAGGGTTATTTATCAAAGTATAGACAAAGGTGTTGAAATAATTTTTGGCGATACTATTGCGAAGATAGAAGAAAACAGAAAAGGAGTTGCCGTAATGTTTCAAAGTGGCAAAACTAGAGATTTTGATTTGCTTGTAGGAGCAGATGGCTTGCACTCTAATGTGCGAAAGTTAGTTTTCGGCAACGAATCGCAGTTTGAAAAATATTACGGTTATTATACTTCGTCATTTACGATTGACAATATTTCTTTAGGGAATAATGCTTTTTCAATGTATAATGTTCCTTATAAACAAGTTGGTGTTTTTTCGAAAAATGAGAATAGTACCACTGCCTTTTTTATTTTTGCCTCTCCTGAAAAACTAGCTTATCAACATCACGATATTGCCAGACAAAAGAAAATTTTAAAATCGGAATTCGAAAGCAGTGGTTGGAAGTGTCGGGAATTGCTTTCCCGAATTGACTCAACGACCGACTTTTATTTTGATTGCGTTAGTCAAATAAAAATGGAGAGCTGGTATAAAAGTAGAGTAGCTTTAGTGGGCGATGCTGGTTATTGCCCGTCACTATTATCGGGTAAAGGTTCTACGCTTGCAATGGTTGGCGCATACATACTCGCAGGAGAATTAAAGCAGGCAAACGGAGATTATAAAAAAGCTTTTGAACAATACCAACTGGTATTCAAACCTTTTATGGAGAAAAAACAAAAATCTGCTCAGCAATTTGCAAAATCGTTTGTTCCTAAAAGTAGTTTTGGTATTTGGCTGCGAAATAAAGTTTTTAAATTGATGTCTTTATCAATCTTTTCAAAACTTTTTTTAAATCAATTTAAAGATAGTGGACTAAAACTAAAAGAGTATTAA
- a CDS encoding serine hydrolase domain-containing protein: MTKKQTKRILKIAFIVASISSLYFVPWILVRAWLAPLPDTVQEQVNDAIGYGLDGMIVYVDQAGKPPELYAAGWHDRKNKIPVNPKALFKIASISKLYVAVAVAKLVNGKHLSLDKTLANYLPELAGRIENADKITLRMMVQHRSGIPNFTDTPGYWENPPKDNRKTLELVLDKPADFEPDKKYSYSNTNYLLIGEILDKTLGYSHHQYIKKEILTPLELNNTYSLLSEVDLDDVMSGYSVGYDGDLKYNDFINPSGSMVATAKDVGIFLRALNDGSLLKDNEQAIYSSIYDYEHTGLLPGYSSIARYHKDIDAVVVQFVNTSGGYTWNLSEIVYNRIVKILKSS, encoded by the coding sequence ATGACTAAGAAGCAAACAAAGCGAATACTCAAAATAGCATTTATTGTCGCAAGTATATCTTCCTTGTATTTCGTACCCTGGATTTTGGTAAGAGCGTGGTTAGCACCACTACCCGATACGGTTCAGGAACAGGTAAATGATGCCATCGGATATGGATTGGACGGTATGATTGTTTACGTGGATCAGGCTGGGAAGCCGCCAGAGCTTTATGCTGCAGGCTGGCATGACCGAAAAAATAAAATTCCTGTTAACCCGAAAGCCTTATTCAAAATTGCCAGTATTAGTAAGCTATATGTTGCTGTGGCTGTGGCTAAATTGGTTAATGGCAAACATTTATCTTTAGATAAAACGCTCGCTAACTACCTTCCTGAGTTGGCGGGAAGAATTGAAAATGCTGATAAAATTACCTTGAGAATGATGGTGCAGCATAGAAGCGGCATCCCCAATTTTACTGATACCCCTGGTTATTGGGAAAATCCTCCGAAAGACAATAGAAAAACGCTTGAGTTGGTACTGGATAAACCTGCTGACTTTGAACCTGATAAAAAATATAGTTATTCAAATACGAATTATTTGTTGATAGGCGAAATCCTTGATAAAACATTGGGGTATAGCCATCACCAATATATCAAGAAGGAAATTTTAACACCGCTTGAACTAAATAATACTTACAGTTTGCTCAGTGAAGTGGATTTAGACGATGTTATGAGTGGCTATTCTGTAGGTTATGATGGTGATTTGAAGTATAATGATTTTATAAACCCCAGCGGCTCAATGGTAGCTACAGCAAAAGATGTGGGAATATTCCTGAGGGCATTGAACGATGGCTCTTTGCTAAAGGATAATGAACAAGCTATCTATTCATCTATTTATGACTATGAGCATACAGGACTATTGCCAGGATATTCTAGTATTGCCAGGTATCACAAAGATATTGATGCAGTCGTTGTTCAGTTTGTAAATACAAGTGGTGGATACACCTGGAATTTATCGGAAATTGTATATAATCGTATTGTGAAAATATTGAAAAGCTCATAA
- a CDS encoding leucine-rich repeat domain-containing protein, with product MKNQVLLLLFCLLTVPTWAQVKMMLLRDTAQYNLSLADLEKQYPPAFARVAGQKGVFMQHGRRFLDTTNARTLRFFTFIENNKKRMPVAGVFLQTKEFVRPNGSYERVFCQFEGRDLTAEQESQLLELLGDWYDQHPFPIKTQTGFRWDGMTQIGHIPQKRTARRGAGIISTIEAAEKTTRPDTVRMLAFNQLELNNIPEIVYRFPKLEELDLSKNHLHELPARLTADIPTLKRLSLLYNAIPNDSVFFSRNKHLVALNLQGNKLTQVPLSIRQNRRLESLWIGNNKLQDVNVKGLRRLNDLNLYNADLARFPASVCKLKRLQVLDLYYNKFTEIPTQIRRLKRLEQLAIAYNKLNALPPSLSKLMRLQMLYAHHNRISQLPSQLQKLHYLRILDLSHNWFSVVPAVVADFPYLEELDFSNNNLQEMPASLGKSKSLKKLYLRSNPLTHDNVKAGPYAPVIEQLEANQTEVFY from the coding sequence ATGAAAAACCAGGTTTTACTCCTGTTGTTTTGCCTGCTTACTGTGCCGACATGGGCGCAGGTAAAGATGATGTTGTTACGGGATACAGCTCAATATAATTTATCGTTGGCTGATCTGGAAAAACAATATCCTCCGGCATTTGCCCGCGTAGCAGGACAAAAAGGTGTCTTTATGCAACATGGGAGACGGTTTCTCGATACCACAAACGCCCGAACGCTGCGATTCTTCACATTTATCGAGAACAATAAAAAGCGTATGCCCGTGGCTGGCGTTTTTCTTCAAACAAAAGAATTTGTTCGCCCCAATGGAAGCTACGAACGTGTTTTCTGCCAATTTGAAGGACGCGACCTGACTGCTGAACAGGAAAGTCAATTACTGGAATTGCTTGGTGACTGGTATGACCAGCATCCGTTTCCGATAAAAACACAAACTGGTTTTCGATGGGACGGTATGACGCAAATAGGTCATATCCCACAAAAGCGCACCGCTCGGCGCGGGGCAGGTATTATCAGCACCATCGAAGCCGCCGAAAAAACAACCCGACCCGACACAGTCAGGATGCTGGCTTTTAACCAGTTGGAGCTGAACAATATTCCAGAGATAGTTTACCGCTTTCCAAAACTGGAAGAACTCGATTTATCTAAAAACCATCTGCACGAACTCCCTGCCCGACTCACGGCTGATATTCCAACGTTGAAACGGCTTAGCCTGCTTTACAATGCCATCCCGAACGACAGTGTCTTTTTCAGCAGAAATAAACATCTGGTAGCACTGAACCTACAGGGTAATAAACTGACGCAGGTGCCCCTTTCGATCCGGCAGAATCGTCGTCTCGAAAGTTTGTGGATTGGCAATAATAAGTTGCAGGATGTTAACGTGAAGGGGTTACGTCGGTTGAACGATCTGAATCTGTATAATGCCGATCTGGCGCGATTTCCGGCTTCGGTCTGTAAACTTAAGCGGTTACAGGTGCTGGATTTGTACTACAACAAATTCACTGAAATTCCCACACAGATTCGCCGGTTAAAACGGCTGGAACAATTGGCTATTGCTTACAACAAACTGAACGCACTGCCACCATCGCTTAGCAAACTAATGCGGTTGCAGATGCTCTATGCGCATCACAACCGCATTAGCCAGTTGCCCAGTCAGCTCCAGAAATTGCATTACCTGCGCATTCTCGATCTGAGCCATAACTGGTTTTCGGTGGTACCGGCCGTTGTAGCCGATTTTCCGTACCTGGAAGAACTCGACTTTTCGAACAATAATCTACAGGAAATGCCCGCTTCGCTCGGCAAATCGAAAAGCCTGAAAAAGCTCTATCTACGCTCCAACCCGCTCACCCACGACAATGTAAAAGCCGGCCCCTATGCCCCCGTAATTGAACAACTAGAAGCCAATCAGACTGAAGTGTTTTATTGA
- a CDS encoding pitrilysin family protein: MQLGTLSKRIPQGVLAATLLVGSLTLSLAQNKLPDGVTKGASVEGITEYQLKNGLKVLLFPDPSKPTITVNITYLVGSRHEGLGETGMAHLLEHMVFKGSTKHTNIPQELTAHGARPNGTTWLDRTNYFETFAATDENLKWALDLESDRMVNSFIKKSDLETEFSVVRNEFEMRENSPQNVLNERVVSSAYLWHNYGKSTIGNRSDLEKVPIENLQAFYKKYYQPDNAVLVVAGKIDEDKTLQLVSDYFSPIPKPTRVLQPTYSVEPVQDGEREVVLRRVGDTKVVSALYHIMPSSHPDYPTMDVLTEILTDEPSGRLYKSLIETKKASQEYGYSFMTKDPGYVYFAAELLKDKSEGDAMKALLGTLDSIAIQAPTKEEVDRAKAKILKDVEISFKDVERLGRTLSEYIATGDWRLGFLYRDALEKVTPADVQRVAKFYFKPSNRTIGTFIPEQTPDRVEVPNAPDVDALVKNYKGRAAIASGEAFDPSPSNIDGRTRRVEQPNTIELALLPKSTRGNEVNARLTLRYGDVNSLKNKSAISVFTASMLNKGTTTRTRQQIKDEFDKLKAQVGVFGGGNQVNVSIKTTKENLPAVIRIVSDMLKHPAFDPNEFEKLKQEQLAQIEAQRSEPQALAFTAFQRQMNPYPKDDIRYTSTPDEDVADVKALKLDDLKQFHKDFYGAQNSTLAIVGDFDETPVRKVVMDELGTWKAKKPFSRLVTPFNDIKATPQKIEAPDKANAFLVAGVNIPLRDDDPDYPALVMGNYMLGGGFLNSRLAVRIRQKEGISYGVGSQIQANPLDKTGIFLTYAIYNPENSERLTKAFLEEMDKVVKDGFTAEELAAAKSGYLQSRMVGRAQDPSLTSTLNNNLYLNRTMAWDADFEKKINSLTADQINAAMKKHIDPSKISIIQAGDFEKAAKKLSEKQPASSVSGGQKN; encoded by the coding sequence ATGCAATTAGGTACGCTCAGCAAACGAATACCACAAGGAGTGCTGGCAGCTACACTTCTGGTTGGTAGCCTTACCCTATCATTGGCGCAGAACAAGCTGCCCGACGGGGTCACGAAAGGAGCCTCAGTTGAAGGAATCACCGAATATCAGCTCAAAAACGGCTTAAAAGTGCTTCTCTTCCCCGACCCTTCAAAGCCAACCATCACCGTTAACATCACGTATCTGGTCGGTTCCCGCCACGAAGGTTTGGGCGAAACGGGCATGGCTCACCTGCTCGAACACATGGTCTTCAAAGGCTCAACCAAACACACCAACATCCCGCAGGAGCTAACGGCCCACGGTGCCCGCCCAAATGGTACCACCTGGCTCGACCGCACCAACTATTTTGAAACCTTTGCCGCCACCGACGAAAACCTCAAGTGGGCCCTCGATCTGGAAAGCGACCGGATGGTGAATTCGTTCATCAAAAAGAGCGACCTCGAAACCGAGTTTTCGGTGGTTCGGAACGAGTTCGAAATGCGTGAAAACTCCCCGCAGAACGTGCTGAATGAGCGCGTAGTTTCATCGGCCTATTTGTGGCACAACTATGGCAAGTCGACCATTGGCAACCGCTCCGACCTGGAAAAAGTGCCCATCGAAAACCTACAGGCGTTTTACAAAAAATACTACCAGCCCGATAATGCCGTGCTGGTAGTTGCCGGTAAAATCGACGAAGACAAAACGCTGCAACTGGTCAGTGACTATTTCAGCCCCATTCCGAAACCAACCCGGGTGCTTCAGCCAACCTACAGCGTTGAACCCGTTCAGGATGGCGAACGCGAAGTGGTGCTTCGGCGTGTAGGTGACACAAAAGTAGTCTCGGCGCTGTATCACATCATGCCCAGTTCGCATCCCGACTACCCGACAATGGATGTGTTAACCGAAATTCTGACCGACGAACCCAGCGGCCGACTCTATAAGTCGTTGATCGAAACCAAGAAAGCCTCACAGGAATATGGTTATTCGTTCATGACGAAAGATCCCGGTTATGTGTATTTTGCCGCCGAACTTCTGAAAGATAAATCGGAAGGGGATGCCATGAAAGCGCTGCTCGGTACGCTGGACTCCATAGCCATTCAGGCGCCAACCAAAGAAGAGGTAGATCGGGCAAAAGCCAAAATACTGAAAGATGTTGAAATCAGTTTTAAAGACGTAGAGCGGCTGGGTCGTACGCTGAGCGAATACATCGCTACCGGCGACTGGCGGCTTGGTTTCCTGTATCGCGACGCGCTCGAAAAAGTGACCCCTGCCGATGTGCAACGGGTAGCCAAATTCTATTTCAAGCCCTCCAACCGTACAATTGGTACGTTTATTCCTGAACAAACCCCCGACCGGGTTGAAGTGCCCAATGCGCCGGATGTGGATGCGCTCGTGAAAAACTACAAAGGCCGGGCAGCCATTGCCAGTGGCGAAGCCTTCGATCCATCGCCGTCGAACATCGATGGTCGTACGCGCCGGGTCGAGCAGCCTAACACCATTGAACTGGCGCTGCTGCCCAAGTCGACACGTGGTAATGAAGTAAACGCCCGCTTAACCCTGCGTTATGGCGATGTAAACAGCCTGAAAAACAAGAGTGCGATTTCGGTCTTTACGGCTTCCATGCTCAACAAAGGCACCACCACCCGCACCCGTCAGCAAATTAAAGACGAGTTCGATAAATTGAAAGCACAGGTTGGCGTGTTTGGCGGTGGCAATCAGGTTAACGTATCGATCAAAACCACGAAAGAGAATCTGCCTGCCGTGATCCGCATCGTTAGTGATATGTTGAAGCATCCGGCTTTCGACCCCAACGAATTCGAGAAGCTGAAACAGGAGCAGCTAGCACAGATCGAAGCGCAACGCTCGGAACCTCAGGCACTAGCCTTCACAGCCTTCCAGCGTCAGATGAACCCCTATCCGAAGGACGACATTCGGTATACATCAACCCCCGATGAAGACGTAGCCGACGTGAAAGCGCTGAAACTCGATGATCTGAAGCAGTTTCATAAAGATTTTTACGGAGCGCAAAACTCAACACTGGCCATCGTCGGCGATTTCGACGAAACGCCTGTCCGGAAGGTAGTGATGGATGAACTGGGCACCTGGAAAGCCAAAAAGCCATTCAGTCGGTTGGTTACGCCGTTTAACGACATCAAGGCGACTCCCCAGAAGATTGAAGCACCCGACAAAGCCAATGCTTTTCTGGTGGCAGGCGTAAATATTCCGCTCCGCGACGACGATCCCGATTATCCAGCGCTAGTGATGGGCAACTATATGCTCGGCGGTGGATTCCTGAATTCTCGTCTGGCTGTGCGTATCCGTCAGAAAGAGGGTATCAGCTACGGTGTTGGCTCGCAAATCCAGGCCAATCCGCTCGATAAAACAGGCATCTTTTTGACCTATGCGATCTACAATCCCGAAAATTCGGAACGGCTGACAAAGGCTTTTCTGGAAGAGATGGACAAAGTAGTGAAAGATGGCTTTACAGCCGAAGAACTGGCGGCTGCCAAATCGGGCTATCTGCAATCGCGGATGGTTGGCCGGGCGCAGGACCCTAGCCTGACCAGTACGCTCAATAACAACCTGTATCTGAACCGAACCATGGCCTGGGATGCTGATTTTGAGAAGAAAATCAATTCGCTGACCGCCGATCAGATTAACGCAGCCATGAAGAAACATATCGACCCAAGCAAAATTTCGATCATTCAGGCAGGCGACTTCGAAAAGGCAGCCAAAAAATTATCGGAGAAACAGCCGGCTTCGTCGGTAAGTGGCGGACAGAAAAACTAA
- a CDS encoding LytTR family DNA-binding domain-containing protein yields the protein MTILLIEDEPLIARQLHKLVHQLEPDAVTDGPLASVQAICEYFQTHENPDLVIADIQLSDGVSFEAFQQINLNVPIIFTTAYDEYAIRAFKLNSLDYLLKPIDPNDLKAALDKYHRWSGHQFDYTGQFRQFLAQFTEKPLTPLYKRRFTGHFLRQIVSVPQEQVAYFLRDEIIYLITTTGQKLITDYKTLDELEELVDPTHFFRANRQCLINLDAVSGYRPHYTSKLQVLLKSPNDSLELMVSKDKAAMFRQWFEG from the coding sequence ATGACCATCTTACTTATTGAAGACGAACCGCTTATTGCCCGACAGCTTCATAAACTGGTGCATCAACTGGAACCCGATGCGGTGACTGACGGTCCATTGGCAAGCGTGCAGGCCATTTGCGAGTACTTTCAGACACATGAAAACCCAGACCTGGTCATTGCCGACATTCAGCTTTCGGATGGGGTTAGTTTTGAGGCTTTTCAACAAATTAACCTGAACGTCCCCATCATATTCACGACGGCGTACGACGAATACGCCATTCGGGCCTTCAAACTAAATAGCCTCGACTACCTGCTCAAACCTATCGACCCCAACGATCTGAAAGCAGCTTTGGATAAATATCACCGCTGGTCGGGTCATCAGTTCGACTATACCGGACAATTCCGGCAGTTTTTGGCTCAGTTCACCGAAAAGCCCCTTACTCCGCTCTATAAACGTCGGTTTACGGGGCATTTTCTCCGGCAGATCGTGTCGGTCCCTCAGGAGCAGGTTGCCTATTTCCTCCGCGACGAAATCATTTACCTGATTACCACAACCGGACAAAAGCTCATAACAGATTACAAAACGCTTGATGAACTGGAAGAGCTGGTTGATCCGACTCATTTTTTTCGGGCTAATCGCCAGTGTCTCATCAATCTGGATGCCGTGTCGGGCTACCGTCCCCATTATACCAGCAAACTCCAGGTGCTGCTCAAAAGTCCAAACGACAGCTTAGAGCTGATGGTCAGTAAAGACAAAGCCGCTATGTTTCGGCAGTGGTTTGAGGGGTAA
- a CDS encoding histidine kinase encodes MKIKFNKYVEFLLLWVALGGMVARQWLAPDISWKVHIFLFFMSFVMLNLVWIFHYVFNEWLNRRLPFEKNVRWRIIVQVLGGWGIVKTMALVSGYFIAMRYFPPGLTLMNKFGFIIIGMMVFLVNTVICLGFIASHLLKRWQENAVRTAQLEKEKVQVQLDSLKNQISPHFLFNSLSSLDSLIDHNPVLARQFLQQLSKVFRYVIQHKDKALVPLETELAFIKNYISLLQTRFDGALLVQYGLTDDALDEQIVPVTLQILIENAIKHNIINEALPLRITIATHNNYLEVSNPIQRKRQVETSNGQGLENLKLLYSFLSPRPVEIDETANTFHVRVPLLA; translated from the coding sequence ATGAAAATAAAATTCAATAAATACGTTGAGTTTCTGCTCCTCTGGGTTGCGCTGGGAGGAATGGTGGCCCGCCAGTGGCTGGCTCCCGACATTAGCTGGAAGGTTCACATCTTTCTGTTCTTCATGTCGTTTGTCATGTTGAATCTGGTCTGGATTTTCCACTACGTCTTTAACGAGTGGCTGAACCGTCGGTTACCTTTCGAAAAAAATGTGCGCTGGCGCATTATCGTTCAGGTACTGGGAGGTTGGGGTATCGTTAAAACCATGGCACTGGTGTCTGGCTACTTTATAGCGATGCGCTATTTCCCGCCGGGTTTAACGTTGATGAACAAATTTGGCTTCATCATCATTGGCATGATGGTTTTTCTGGTCAATACGGTTATTTGTCTGGGATTCATTGCCAGCCATTTATTGAAGCGCTGGCAGGAGAACGCGGTTCGAACGGCGCAGTTGGAAAAAGAAAAAGTGCAGGTTCAGCTCGACAGTCTGAAAAATCAGATTAGCCCACATTTTTTGTTCAACAGCCTGTCGTCGCTCGATAGCCTGATCGACCACAATCCGGTGCTGGCCCGCCAGTTTCTGCAACAACTCTCGAAAGTATTCCGATATGTGATTCAGCATAAAGACAAAGCACTGGTGCCACTGGAAACCGAACTAGCCTTCATCAAGAACTATATTTCGCTGCTCCAGACCCGTTTCGACGGAGCTTTGCTGGTTCAGTATGGCCTAACCGACGATGCGCTGGACGAACAGATCGTTCCGGTAACGCTTCAAATCCTGATCGAAAATGCTATAAAACACAACATCATCAACGAAGCTCTACCGCTGCGGATTACCATTGCAACCCACAACAACTACCTGGAAGTTTCCAATCCTATTCAGCGCAAACGGCAGGTCGAAACCTCCAATGGTCAGGGACTCGAAAACCTGAAACTTCTTTATAGTTTTCTCAGTCCTCGCCCTGTTGAGATCGACGAAACCGCAAACACGTTCCACGTCCGCGTTCCGTTGCTGGCCTAA
- a CDS encoding ABC transporter ATP-binding protein: MNTVLSAQHLNKFFYDPEKFQVLKDVTFDVQKGEFLSIVGKSGCGKSTLLYLLSTMDTDYDGAIEMAGTRLTGRSQDYLAHFRNEHLGFVFQFHFLLPEFTALQNVMLPGLKLGKYPEKEIEERAMEKLRIIGMADYARKPASKLSGGQQQRVAIARALINDPTIVMGDEPTGNLDKANTENVFEIFRELAEKGQTIIAVTHDPDFAAGTDRVIEMSDGMVIASHENKIQ, translated from the coding sequence ATGAACACCGTTCTTTCCGCCCAGCACCTGAACAAATTCTTTTACGACCCGGAGAAATTCCAGGTTCTGAAAGATGTAACGTTCGACGTGCAGAAAGGCGAATTTCTGTCAATTGTGGGTAAATCGGGCTGTGGTAAATCGACGCTGCTCTATTTGCTGTCGACAATGGATACTGACTACGATGGAGCCATCGAGATGGCCGGAACCCGCCTGACCGGTCGCAGTCAGGACTATCTGGCCCATTTCCGCAATGAGCATCTGGGCTTTGTGTTCCAGTTTCATTTTCTGTTGCCCGAGTTTACGGCCCTTCAGAACGTAATGCTGCCGGGCCTTAAGCTGGGCAAATATCCAGAAAAAGAAATTGAAGAGCGGGCCATGGAAAAGCTTCGGATCATTGGCATGGCCGATTATGCCCGTAAACCCGCCAGCAAACTCTCGGGTGGTCAGCAACAGCGCGTTGCCATTGCGCGTGCGCTTATCAACGACCCTACAATTGTGATGGGCGACGAACCAACCGGTAATCTGGATAAGGCCAATACCGAAAATGTGTTCGAGATTTTTAGAGAACTGGCAGAAAAAGGGCAAACCATCATTGCGGTGACCCACGACCCCGATTTTGCTGCCGGTACAGATCGCGTTATTGAAATGTCGGACGGTATGGTTATTGCCAGTCATGAAAATAAAATTCAATAA